The following coding sequences are from one Leptospira mayottensis 200901116 window:
- a CDS encoding MaoC family dehydratase, whose protein sequence is MTKVPNKPFAELAPSTTVSKDQVKRNIYGRYLEEFTEGEIFEHPREITIDRAFAQEFATTFMDANPLFLSAAYAKAHGFQDMLVSSLQVFNIALSLGVQNDSEKALANLGYYNVQFLKPVYPEDTLSAKTKILKVDDKGTDKPGIVSVRTICLNQKKELVLQYERKIMIYHSNGKPKGNPKPVIKDAFFPETDTPVIELPSLKFPTEFKSATWPDTYFENFKPGQIYIHQNGRTITDEHFPWTYRVGNTHPLHYDKLYSSGISGPMGGEPVVYGGLVFAWLCGMASRDITENMIWDLGFTEGYHTQPSFSGDTVTAITRILAVEDRGNDFGIPTGTVHLQIIGLKNIKANDAFDKFGEDLFLKENDKKKHGKEKLPEKIFEIERKVLIKKRG, encoded by the coding sequence ATGACCAAAGTTCCAAACAAACCTTTTGCAGAGCTGGCTCCAAGCACTACGGTTTCCAAAGATCAAGTAAAACGGAATATTTACGGAAGATATCTGGAAGAATTTACAGAAGGGGAAATTTTCGAACACCCAAGAGAAATCACAATTGATAGGGCATTCGCTCAAGAATTTGCAACTACTTTTATGGACGCAAATCCTCTGTTTTTATCCGCGGCTTATGCAAAAGCACACGGCTTTCAAGATATGCTAGTTTCTTCCCTTCAGGTTTTTAACATCGCTCTCTCCCTCGGAGTTCAAAATGATTCCGAAAAGGCACTCGCAAATCTCGGTTATTACAACGTTCAATTCCTAAAACCCGTTTATCCAGAAGACACTCTTTCCGCAAAAACCAAAATCCTCAAAGTGGACGATAAAGGCACAGACAAACCTGGAATCGTCAGCGTCCGCACAATTTGTCTGAATCAAAAGAAAGAATTGGTCCTTCAATATGAAAGAAAAATCATGATTTATCATTCCAACGGAAAGCCAAAAGGAAATCCGAAACCGGTTATCAAAGACGCATTCTTTCCTGAAACCGATACTCCCGTAATTGAACTCCCATCTCTCAAATTTCCTACCGAATTCAAGTCCGCAACTTGGCCAGACACATACTTCGAAAACTTTAAACCAGGCCAGATTTACATTCATCAAAATGGAAGAACGATCACGGACGAACATTTTCCTTGGACTTACAGAGTCGGAAACACTCACCCACTTCACTACGACAAATTGTATTCTTCCGGAATTTCAGGTCCGATGGGAGGAGAGCCTGTCGTCTACGGAGGTCTCGTCTTCGCGTGGTTATGCGGAATGGCTTCCAGAGATATCACCGAAAACATGATTTGGGATCTCGGATTCACCGAAGGTTATCATACTCAACCTTCCTTCAGCGGCGACACAGTAACCGCAATCACCCGAATTCTGGCCGTCGAAGATCGCGGAAACGATTTCGGAATTCCCACCGGCACGGTTCATCTTCAAATCATCGGTCTGAAAAATATCAAAGCAAACGACGCCTTCGATAAATTCGGTGAGGATCTTTTCCTAAAAGAAAACGATAAGAAAAAACACGGAAAAGAAAAACTTCCGGAAAAGATTTTTGAAATCGAAAGAAAGGTTTTGATTAAAAAAAGAGGATAA
- the lsa23 gene encoding surface adhesion protein Lsa23: MNSGNISANFPPPFETSSIFSGLTGNLPIGKNESMFANRLLRFGFSVFFSVGCSYAKNKLPTFSPNLECSQKELPLFTQPTLDFENGNRLEIIYCSRRETSFGKRIELNLVFQDERHPSAWKDRIYRIYRSFKYGRYKDIETIRLQFSKSGELSTVHLKNVYSGKQKFAEDPVYHFDSVLKSEQLMRENQKNILFINTWNHMLSEKDSNPELPKKKLDSVELRSGSREELDSFYSEK, encoded by the coding sequence TTGAATTCCGGTAACATCTCCGCCAATTTTCCTCCGCCCTTCGAAACTTCATCCATTTTTTCAGGTTTGACCGGAAACCTACCAATTGGCAAAAACGAATCTATGTTTGCAAATCGACTTTTGCGGTTCGGATTTTCCGTTTTCTTTTCAGTCGGATGTTCTTATGCAAAGAACAAACTTCCTACCTTTTCTCCAAACTTAGAATGTTCACAAAAAGAACTTCCTCTCTTTACCCAACCGACCCTCGATTTCGAAAACGGGAATAGATTGGAAATTATTTATTGCAGCCGAAGAGAAACCTCTTTCGGAAAAAGAATCGAACTGAATCTAGTCTTTCAAGACGAACGACATCCTTCCGCTTGGAAAGATAGAATTTATAGGATCTACAGAAGTTTCAAATACGGCAGATATAAAGATATTGAAACAATTCGTCTTCAATTTTCAAAATCAGGGGAACTATCGACGGTTCATCTCAAAAACGTCTATTCGGGAAAACAAAAATTTGCCGAAGACCCTGTGTATCATTTTGATTCCGTTTTGAAATCAGAACAACTCATGAGAGAAAATCAAAAAAACATTCTGTTTATCAACACCTGGAATCATATGCTTTCGGAAAAAGATTCCAACCCCGAACTCCCCAAGAAAAAATTAGACTCTGTCGAACTCCGGTCCGGAAGCAGAGAAGAACTCGACTCATTTTATTCAGAAAAATGA